From a single Clostridium isatidis genomic region:
- a CDS encoding aldose 1-epimerase family protein produces MIYTLENEKIKITANTYGGELNNLITKKDSVEFLWNGDEAYWKYHSPILFPIVGKVLDGKYIVDGKEYNLPQHGLARVREFNMIEKTENRIVFELLWNEDTLKLYPYKFSLRLSYDLLEDGVKVGYEVKNLDNKDMYFSIGGHPAFMCPLFENEKFEDYYFEFDQKETAEVMLTDINTGYFTRERKEFLNNQNKIKLDLKLFEYDALIFDSLKSNSITLKSDKNNKSITMDFTNFPYLALWTKATGAPFICIEPWYGHGDFFDFKGDFKDKEGNQMLKSNEIFTASYSLHLK; encoded by the coding sequence ATGATATATACATTAGAAAATGAAAAAATTAAAATTACTGCTAATACTTATGGTGGAGAACTAAATAACTTAATTACAAAGAAAGATTCTGTTGAATTTTTATGGAATGGAGATGAAGCTTATTGGAAATACCATTCCCCTATTTTATTTCCTATAGTTGGAAAGGTTCTAGATGGAAAATATATAGTAGATGGAAAGGAATATAATCTTCCTCAACATGGGCTTGCAAGAGTAAGAGAATTTAATATGATAGAAAAAACTGAAAATAGAATTGTTTTTGAACTACTATGGAACGAAGATACTTTAAAGTTATACCCTTATAAGTTTTCTTTAAGACTTTCTTATGATCTTTTAGAAGATGGAGTAAAGGTTGGATATGAAGTTAAAAACTTAGATAATAAAGATATGTATTTTTCAATAGGAGGACACCCTGCCTTTATGTGCCCTTTATTTGAAAACGAAAAATTTGAAGATTATTATTTTGAATTTGACCAAAAAGAAACTGCTGAAGTTATGCTTACTGATATAAATACTGGCTATTTTACAAGAGAAAGAAAAGAATTTTTAAATAATCAAAATAAGATAAAGCTTGATTTAAAATTATTTGAATATGATGCTTTAATATTTGATTCATTAAAATCTAACTCCATAACTTTAAAATCAGATAAAAACAATAAGTCAATAACTATGGATTTTACTAACTTTCCATATTTAGCTTTATGGACAAAAGCAACTGGAGCTCCGTTTATATGTATTGAACCTTGGTATGGTCATGGAGATTTCTTTGATTTTAAAGGTGATTTTAAAGATAAAGAAGGAAATCAAATGTTAAAATCTAATGAAATCTTTACGGCTAGTTACAGCTTACATTTAAAATAA
- a CDS encoding single-stranded DNA-binding protein, with translation MNKIVLLGKLIKDPELRNVEGSDKIFTKFIIAVERNFKSSDGTRKSDLIPVTFWGRKAEVICEYMKRGSYISLSGRLRTGSYEDKEGKKKYIAEVIGEDFKFVNNRRGEKDSKSTENINNLAN, from the coding sequence ATGAATAAAATAGTATTATTAGGAAAATTAATTAAAGACCCTGAACTAAGAAATGTTGAAGGTAGCGATAAAATTTTCACTAAATTTATAATTGCAGTAGAAAGAAATTTTAAGTCATCAGATGGAACAAGGAAATCTGACTTAATACCAGTAACCTTTTGGGGAAGAAAAGCAGAAGTTATTTGTGAATATATGAAAAGAGGCAGCTACATAAGTTTGAGTGGAAGACTTAGAACAGGAAGTTATGAAGATAAAGAAGGCAAGAAAAAATATATTGCAGAGGTTATAGGTGAAGACTTCAAATTTGTTAATAACAGGAGAGGTGAAAAAGACTCTAAATCAACAGAAAATATTAATAATTTAGCTAATTAA
- the acpS gene encoding holo-ACP synthase, which yields MILGIGTDIIEIDRIEKAIEKNPNFLNKVFTEKEIELFKSKNMRYEVIAGNFAGKEALSKALGTGIRGFALKDIEILRDHLGKPVVIINDNIKEIIGTEHKISISISHNKNDAVSFVILEAI from the coding sequence ATGATATTAGGTATAGGAACAGATATAATTGAAATAGATAGAATAGAAAAAGCCATAGAGAAAAATCCTAATTTTTTAAATAAAGTTTTTACAGAGAAGGAAATTGAACTTTTTAAATCTAAAAATATGAGATATGAAGTAATTGCTGGCAATTTTGCTGGTAAAGAAGCCTTAAGTAAAGCTTTAGGAACTGGAATAAGAGGGTTTGCTTTAAAAGATATAGAAATATTGAGGGATCATCTTGGAAAACCAGTTGTAATAATTAATGATAACATTAAAGAGATAATAGGAACCGAACATAAAATTAGTATATCTATATCTCATAATAAAAACGATGCTGTATCTTTTGTAATTTTGGAGGCGATATAA
- a CDS encoding YvrJ family protein — protein sequence MEDVVQLISNLGFPIAISLYLLIRIEGKLENLTISINNLSQSINSIKNT from the coding sequence ATGGAAGATGTAGTTCAACTAATATCAAATTTAGGTTTTCCAATTGCAATTTCTTTATACTTGTTAATTAGAATAGAAGGAAAGTTGGAAAATCTTACGATTAGTATTAACAATCTTTCACAAAGTATAAACTCAATAAAAAATACTTAA
- a CDS encoding DUF6514 family protein, translating to MYIENSIGGNCIKEENKEMRYYYRLIKEDFMNGHAYGIEAERQDFVGDKLVKIEREEIRKISNVKEKVEKLLYLLNDNLVSPIHMVDILGSYVDKYVSDFN from the coding sequence ATGTATATTGAAAATAGCATAGGTGGAAATTGCATTAAAGAAGAAAATAAAGAAATGAGGTATTACTATAGGCTTATTAAAGAGGATTTTATGAATGGACATGCGTATGGAATAGAAGCAGAAAGGCAAGATTTTGTAGGAGATAAGCTTGTGAAAATTGAAAGAGAAGAGATTAGAAAAATTTCTAATGTTAAAGAAAAAGTTGAAAAATTACTTTATTTATTAAATGATAATTTAGTTTCACCTATTCATATGGTTGACATATTAGGTTCCTATGTTGATAAATATGTGTCAGATTTTAATTAG
- a CDS encoding NAD(P)H-hydrate dehydratase gives MQYIMSGKACKNLDRYAIENLEIPSIILMENAASEIVDKIKDLYNDLIIFCGSGNNGGDGLAIARKLILLNKSVTVVIISEKDNYTKDFLVNFNILEKINANIIKIRAIKDLSKINPLKYDVAIDCIFGVGLNRDLNDFYSKIVEFINLNFKDIISVDVPSGINVDTGKVMGTAIKAKTTYTFEAIKRGYISYNSIDYIGNLELLSIGIPKAAKEVNSEGIFMLESIDYKKILNKRKIYSHKGDFGKISIIAGSEGYTGAAYITAQACVRSGAGLTTLISSKYVQDILSCKLAEAMTLNIKEENKVKKTLENSNVIAIGPGLIEEIYCNIIKEIDNYDNKYYVIDAGALDVFSKDRELMNIIKDRGIFTPHPGEMARLIDKPISYVEENRIEVAKKYAKENNIVVLLKGYKTVITDGNFVYINNTGNSKMASGGMGDCLTGIIASLLGQKHSLMESALLGAYIHGLAGEEASKNKYNAIASDIIDNISKVMENISR, from the coding sequence ATGCAATATATAATGTCAGGAAAAGCTTGTAAAAACTTAGATAGATATGCAATAGAAAACTTAGAGATTCCGAGTATTATTTTAATGGAAAATGCAGCAAGCGAAATTGTAGACAAAATAAAAGATTTATATAACGACTTAATTATTTTTTGTGGAAGTGGTAATAATGGAGGTGATGGATTAGCTATTGCAAGAAAATTAATACTGTTAAATAAAAGTGTAACAGTAGTTATAATAAGTGAAAAAGATAATTATACAAAAGACTTTTTAGTAAACTTTAATATATTAGAAAAAATAAATGCAAATATCATTAAGATAAGAGCAATTAAAGATCTTAGCAAGATAAATCCTTTAAAATATGATGTAGCTATAGATTGTATTTTTGGTGTTGGATTAAATAGAGATTTAAATGATTTTTATTCTAAAATTGTAGAATTTATTAACTTGAATTTCAAAGACATAATTAGCGTTGATGTTCCTTCAGGAATAAATGTCGATACAGGAAAAGTTATGGGAACTGCTATTAAAGCAAAAACTACATATACTTTTGAAGCAATAAAAAGAGGATATATTAGTTATAACTCAATTGATTATATTGGAAATTTAGAACTATTAAGCATAGGAATACCAAAGGCGGCCAAAGAAGTAAATTCTGAGGGGATTTTTATGCTTGAAAGTATAGATTATAAGAAAATATTAAATAAAAGAAAAATATATAGTCATAAAGGGGATTTTGGTAAAATTTCAATAATAGCTGGAAGTGAAGGATATACTGGAGCAGCTTATATAACTGCTCAAGCTTGTGTTAGATCTGGAGCTGGCTTAACCACTTTAATATCCTCAAAATATGTACAAGATATATTAAGTTGCAAGTTAGCAGAAGCTATGACTTTAAACATAAAGGAAGAAAATAAAGTTAAGAAAACATTGGAAAATTCTAATGTAATAGCTATTGGTCCTGGATTAATAGAAGAAATCTACTGTAATATTATAAAAGAAATAGATAATTATGATAACAAATATTATGTTATTGATGCAGGAGCCTTAGATGTTTTTTCTAAAGATAGAGAATTAATGAATATAATAAAAGATAGAGGAATATTTACACCTCATCCAGGGGAAATGGCAAGACTTATTGATAAACCTATTAGCTATGTTGAAGAAAATAGAATAGAAGTTGCTAAAAAATATGCAAAAGAAAATAATATAGTAGTTTTATTAAAGGGATATAAAACTGTTATAACTGATGGAAATTTTGTTTACATAAATAATACTGGAAATAGTAAAATGGCTTCAGGAGGTATGGGAGATTGCTTAACAGGAATAATAGCATCACTGCTTGGACAAAAACATTCACTTATGGAGTCAGCCTTACTTGGAGCTTATATACATGGTTTAGCAGGAGAGGAAGCTAGTAAAAATAAATATAATGCTATAGCTTCAGATATAATAGATAATATTTCAAAAGTTATGGAAAATATATCTAGATAA
- a CDS encoding cyclase family protein encodes MRVIDLSHKISENMITYTKDERPEIYNMATIEKDGYNEKKLNICTHIGTHIDAPSHFIEKGKNIDEYSVENFIGLALIIDVSHLEQITIKDLLPYENALNNCDFLILKTGWYKYWNKEEYFYNYPSLTENAAKWLCEFTIRGIGIDAISLDKFDSIEFEIHNIILSRGRLIIENLNNLDLIKSDMFTLVTIPLKIKDGDGSPVRAVALEE; translated from the coding sequence ATGAGAGTAATTGATTTAAGTCATAAAATAAGTGAAAATATGATTACATACACTAAAGATGAAAGGCCAGAAATATATAATATGGCAACTATTGAGAAGGATGGATATAATGAAAAAAAGTTAAATATCTGTACGCATATAGGAACTCATATAGATGCTCCAAGCCATTTTATAGAAAAGGGAAAGAATATAGATGAATATAGTGTAGAAAATTTTATTGGATTAGCTTTAATAATAGATGTTTCTCATTTAGAGCAAATAACAATAAAGGATTTATTGCCTTATGAAAATGCATTAAATAATTGTGACTTTTTAATATTAAAAACTGGATGGTACAAATATTGGAATAAGGAAGAATATTTTTATAATTATCCTAGTTTAACTGAAAACGCAGCAAAATGGCTTTGTGAATTTACTATTAGAGGAATTGGTATAGATGCAATATCTCTTGATAAATTTGATAGTATTGAATTTGAAATACACAATATTATCTTATCAAGAGGAAGATTAATAATAGAAAATTTAAATAATCTAGATTTAATAAAATCAGATATGTTTACTTTAGTTACAATTCCATTAAAAATAAAGGATGGAGATGGTTCTCCAGTAAGAGCAGTAGCACTGGAAGAATAG
- a CDS encoding YihY/virulence factor BrkB family protein, whose translation MSKNSNRENTKLEKLVFFIVKVNNDDVFALAAQLAYNLILSFFPFLIFIMNLIAFSPLDSLNIISALGTLLPDNVLSLIATTLDEIVGTQNVGLLGVSIVLTIWSASSGFRGVVKGLNKAYNIRERRNLMKMLMISMFFTLALSMVIVLALAALVFGNLIEEYLMVILPFESVVNLLWNLIRYIAVIVIMVFVFALLYRYTPAEKIPWKEVIPGAIFSSLGWIVISLIFSFYVDNIANYSRLYGSLGAVFALMIWLYITSFILLIGAEINSVLSTRRKKY comes from the coding sequence ATGAGTAAAAATAGCAATAGAGAAAATACTAAACTTGAGAAACTTGTGTTTTTTATAGTAAAAGTTAATAATGATGATGTATTTGCTTTAGCAGCACAATTAGCTTATAACTTAATATTATCATTTTTTCCTTTTTTAATATTTATAATGAATCTTATTGCTTTTAGTCCTTTGGATTCTTTAAATATTATAAGTGCTCTAGGAACACTTCTTCCAGATAATGTTTTAAGCCTGATAGCTACTACATTAGATGAGATAGTAGGAACACAGAATGTTGGATTATTGGGAGTTTCTATAGTATTAACTATTTGGTCTGCTTCTTCTGGCTTTAGGGGTGTAGTTAAGGGGTTAAATAAAGCTTATAATATCCGAGAAAGAAGAAATCTTATGAAGATGCTAATGATATCAATGTTTTTTACCTTGGCTCTTTCAATGGTAATAGTATTAGCACTTGCAGCATTAGTTTTCGGTAATTTAATAGAGGAATATTTAATGGTTATATTACCTTTTGAGTCAGTAGTTAATTTATTGTGGAATTTAATTAGATATATAGCAGTAATAGTAATTATGGTATTTGTTTTTGCTTTATTATATAGATATACTCCTGCAGAGAAAATTCCATGGAAAGAAGTTATTCCGGGAGCAATTTTTAGCAGCTTAGGATGGATAGTAATATCTTTGATATTTTCATTTTATGTAGATAATATTGCTAATTACTCAAGGCTTTATGGAAGTCTTGGAGCAGTATTTGCTTTAATGATTTGGTTATATATAACATCATTCATTTTACTTATAGGAGCAGAAATAAATTCGGTATTATCAACGAGAAGAAAAAAATATTAA
- a CDS encoding ATP-dependent DNA helicase, with amino-acid sequence MIRRTIIKESVRGIIEYVLKEGSIDDRYLGRTRAIEGTLAHQKLQKLNENIYENYNKEVQLEEEFIIDDIGLIVEGRADGIIIDGDKVYIEEIKSTYRDLINIDEDYNELHWAQGKFYAYIYALKNKLNEIYVRLSYFQIETEEVKSFDKKFQIKELEEFIYNILSEYKKMIILSLELKEERDESIKELKFPFEKYRKGQKKLAVTCYNTIKERRILFAQAPTGIGKTISTLFPAVKSLGEGKGSRIMYLTAKTITRTVAEDTVETLKEKGLVCRNITLTAKEKICFKEKVKCNPDYCEYALNYYDKINEVIYFLLKKENNFSRTNIEKYAKEYKVCPFELSLDLSLWCDLIICDYNYAFDPKARLKRFFEEDINSNILLVDEGHNLINRAREMFSTELYKSKILSGSKIVKGRARKLYKSLKDINSFFIELRRELQEKEINSLYKKEEYKELYKLLSRFLKECDEYLIIAQNTEGYEEIKDLYFDIRSFISISELYDDNYVTLIEQERSDIKIKLFCINPSKNLGEIVRKSYSSIIFSATLTPLSYYINLLGGDIDSYRLRLPSPFSKENLRVYKNPLNMRYKYRDKNIDKLCEIIKNFTNEEIGNYMIFFPSYEYLKKVYLRYVELYGEERTIVQGEALTEAEKEGFLSNFYEGANISAFCVIGGMFSEGIDLPGKKLIGSIVIGVGFPKISNETNIIMDYFKDEGFDYAYVYPGINKVMQAIGRVIRREEDKGRVLLIDDRYFNRKYIDLLPSDWQGME; translated from the coding sequence ATGATTAGAAGAACGATTATTAAGGAATCTGTTAGAGGAATAATTGAATATGTTTTAAAAGAAGGAAGTATAGATGATAGATATCTAGGAAGAACTAGGGCTATTGAAGGAACCCTTGCCCATCAAAAGCTTCAAAAGCTAAATGAAAATATTTATGAAAATTATAATAAGGAAGTTCAGTTAGAAGAAGAGTTTATTATAGATGATATAGGCCTAATTGTTGAAGGTAGGGCAGATGGAATAATAATAGATGGTGATAAAGTTTATATTGAAGAAATTAAATCTACATATAGAGATTTAATTAATATAGATGAAGATTATAATGAGCTTCATTGGGCCCAAGGAAAGTTTTACGCTTATATTTATGCTCTTAAAAATAAACTTAATGAAATATATGTAAGATTGAGCTATTTTCAAATAGAGACTGAAGAGGTAAAAAGTTTTGATAAAAAATTTCAAATTAAGGAATTAGAAGAGTTTATTTATAATATATTAAGCGAATATAAAAAAATGATTATTTTAAGCTTAGAACTAAAGGAAGAAAGAGATGAATCAATTAAAGAACTTAAATTTCCTTTTGAAAAATACAGAAAAGGACAAAAAAAGTTAGCAGTTACCTGTTATAATACAATAAAGGAGAGAAGGATTTTATTTGCACAAGCTCCTACTGGAATAGGAAAAACAATATCTACTTTATTTCCAGCGGTTAAGTCTTTAGGAGAAGGTAAGGGCAGCAGAATAATGTATCTAACAGCAAAGACTATAACCAGGACTGTTGCCGAAGATACTGTAGAAACTTTAAAAGAAAAAGGCCTTGTATGTAGGAATATAACTTTAACTGCTAAGGAAAAAATATGTTTTAAGGAAAAAGTAAAATGTAATCCAGATTATTGTGAATATGCTCTAAACTATTATGATAAAATAAACGAAGTTATTTATTTTCTATTAAAGAAAGAAAATAATTTTTCAAGGACTAATATTGAAAAATATGCAAAGGAATATAAAGTATGTCCTTTTGAATTATCTTTAGATTTAAGTTTATGGTGTGATTTAATAATATGTGATTATAACTATGCTTTTGATCCTAAAGCTAGATTAAAAAGGTTTTTTGAAGAAGATATTAATAGTAATATATTACTTGTTGATGAAGGACATAATCTTATAAATAGAGCAAGAGAAATGTTTAGTACTGAGCTTTATAAGAGTAAAATCTTAAGTGGAAGTAAAATAGTTAAAGGAAGGGCTAGAAAGTTATATAAATCTCTAAAAGATATTAACTCATTTTTTATAGAATTAAGAAGAGAACTTCAAGAAAAGGAAATTAATAGTTTATATAAAAAAGAAGAATATAAGGAATTATATAAACTACTTAGTAGATTTTTAAAAGAATGTGATGAGTACTTAATAATTGCCCAAAATACAGAAGGATATGAAGAAATAAAGGACTTATATTTTGATATAAGGAGTTTTATTTCAATTTCTGAGTTATATGATGATAATTATGTTACATTAATTGAACAGGAAAGAAGCGATATTAAAATAAAATTATTTTGTATAAATCCTTCAAAAAACTTGGGAGAAATAGTAAGAAAATCTTATTCAAGTATTATTTTTTCAGCTACATTAACACCTTTAAGTTATTATATTAATTTGTTAGGTGGAGATATTGACAGTTATAGACTTAGATTACCTTCGCCTTTTAGTAAAGAAAATTTAAGAGTATATAAAAACCCTTTAAATATGAGATATAAATATAGAGATAAGAATATAGATAAGCTATGCGAGATAATAAAAAATTTTACTAACGAAGAGATAGGAAATTATATGATTTTTTTTCCTTCATATGAATATTTGAAAAAAGTTTATTTAAGATATGTAGAATTATATGGTGAGGAAAGAACTATAGTTCAGGGAGAAGCTTTAACTGAAGCTGAAAAAGAAGGGTTTTTAAGTAACTTTTATGAAGGTGCTAATATAAGTGCTTTTTGTGTTATTGGAGGAATGTTTTCTGAAGGGATTGACTTGCCAGGTAAAAAGCTTATAGGAAGTATAGTTATAGGGGTAGGATTTCCTAAAATATCAAATGAAACTAATATTATAATGGATTATTTTAAAGATGAAGGATTTGATTATGCTTATGTGTATCCTGGCATAAATAAAGTTATGCAGGCTATAGGAAGAGTAATAAGAAGAGAAGAAGACAAAGGAAGAGTACTATTGATAGATGATAGATATTTTAATAGAAAATATATAGATTTATTGCCAAGTGATTGGCAAGGGATGGAATAG
- a CDS encoding FAD-dependent oxidoreductase — MKHLELKKDIYWIGALDPNLRVFDIIMYTPYGTSYNSYVVKGSEKIALFETVKVQFFDQYLERLKSLNIDITKIDYIIVDHTEPDHAGSVAKLLELSPNAKIVGSATALSFLKDIANRDFEAITVKHGSEISLGNKTLRFISAPFLHWPDSIYTYIVEDEVLITCDSFGSHYSSENIINSKVENREHYMEALKYYFDMIFGPFKPYVLKAIDKIKDLKIDMILPGHGPVLVENPMEIIELYKEWSTPKEAKNKNKVVSISYVSAYGYTEILAKEIAKGIESVENVEARLFNVIENDINNIVESIEESEGILFGSPTIVSELLPPVRDVLTKLNPVIHGGKLAAAFGSYGWSGEAIPRIETRLNELNMKLFGPSLKVKFKPSDEELNEAFEFGVRFAETLIGEREFVPFDKEEDTRKKSADDTPSGGKLKLWKCIVCGEIFEAETVPDVCPVCGAGSDQFIEIPREENKFTSDTKETIVIIGNGAAGFYAAKAIRERNINAVIKLISNEPEHSYVRTQLSDLITEEPDNTFYLEKENWYKENNIIEILGVNVNSIDKDKKIIVLDNNEQIKYDKLILANGSYNFVPPTKVKYETSEIEINSENYKTLKGIHTIKKLADVKIIKNELPNVKNVVVVGGGLLGLEAAWELQKKNVKVTVIELADRLLPRQLDTEGSNLFKNIITNTPVEILLGEAVDFINADNNGVKSIQLKSGKLIKTDMIIYSVGVRSNINLAKSTGIECNRGIIVDENMRTNLPDIYACGDVAELNGIYYGNWPAAIEMGKVAGANAVGDDLKFEKFVSSTIFAAMEANIFSAGSINFDDAALEKIGSINPEENKYIKLFFSNNKLVGGILIDDLSSSVKIIEGIKNGTDKATMLAQNIF, encoded by the coding sequence ATGAAACATTTAGAATTAAAGAAAGATATTTATTGGATTGGTGCTCTCGATCCTAATTTAAGAGTATTCGATATAATTATGTACACTCCATATGGAACTAGTTATAACTCTTATGTAGTTAAAGGAAGCGAAAAAATAGCTTTATTTGAAACTGTTAAAGTTCAATTTTTTGATCAATATTTAGAAAGATTAAAAAGCTTAAATATTGATATAACAAAAATAGACTATATAATCGTTGATCATACTGAACCTGATCATGCAGGATCAGTTGCAAAATTACTAGAACTTTCACCAAATGCTAAAATTGTTGGTTCAGCCACTGCATTAAGCTTTCTAAAAGATATTGCAAATAGAGACTTTGAAGCTATTACTGTAAAACATGGTTCTGAAATAAGCTTAGGGAATAAAACCCTTAGATTTATCTCTGCTCCATTCTTACATTGGCCAGATTCTATCTACACTTATATTGTAGAAGATGAAGTTTTAATAACTTGTGACTCCTTTGGTTCTCACTATTCTTCAGAAAATATAATAAACAGTAAAGTTGAAAATAGAGAACACTACATGGAAGCATTAAAATATTATTTTGACATGATATTTGGACCTTTTAAGCCTTATGTTCTAAAGGCTATAGATAAGATAAAAGACCTAAAAATCGATATGATTTTACCTGGTCACGGCCCAGTATTAGTTGAAAATCCTATGGAAATTATAGAGCTTTACAAGGAATGGAGTACTCCAAAAGAAGCTAAGAATAAAAATAAGGTTGTAAGTATTTCTTATGTTTCTGCATATGGATACACTGAAATTTTGGCAAAAGAAATTGCAAAGGGAATAGAATCTGTTGAAAATGTAGAAGCTAGATTATTCAATGTTATAGAAAATGATATTAATAATATCGTAGAAAGCATCGAAGAATCAGAAGGAATTTTATTTGGTTCACCAACAATAGTATCTGAATTACTTCCTCCTGTACGTGATGTATTAACAAAATTAAATCCAGTTATTCATGGCGGAAAATTAGCTGCAGCCTTTGGTTCATATGGTTGGAGCGGTGAAGCTATACCAAGAATAGAAACAAGATTAAACGAATTAAATATGAAACTCTTTGGACCAAGTTTAAAAGTTAAATTTAAACCTTCTGATGAAGAATTAAATGAAGCCTTTGAATTTGGAGTAAGATTTGCAGAAACATTGATAGGTGAAAGAGAATTTGTGCCTTTTGATAAAGAGGAAGATACTAGAAAAAAGAGTGCTGATGATACTCCCAGTGGTGGCAAATTAAAACTTTGGAAATGTATTGTCTGCGGAGAAATATTTGAAGCAGAAACAGTTCCAGATGTATGCCCCGTTTGTGGTGCTGGTAGTGATCAATTTATTGAAATTCCAAGAGAAGAAAATAAATTCACTAGTGATACAAAAGAAACCATTGTAATAATTGGTAATGGTGCAGCTGGTTTCTATGCGGCAAAAGCTATAAGAGAAAGAAATATTAATGCTGTTATTAAATTAATTTCTAACGAACCTGAACATAGTTATGTTAGAACTCAACTTTCAGATTTAATAACTGAAGAACCAGATAATACTTTCTATCTTGAAAAAGAAAATTGGTATAAAGAAAATAATATTATCGAAATCCTTGGCGTTAATGTAAATTCTATAGATAAAGATAAAAAGATTATTGTACTTGATAATAATGAACAAATTAAATATGATAAGTTAATTTTAGCAAATGGAAGTTATAATTTTGTTCCTCCAACAAAAGTTAAATATGAAACTTCAGAAATAGAAATTAACTCAGAAAATTATAAAACTCTAAAAGGAATTCATACAATAAAAAAACTTGCTGATGTTAAAATCATAAAAAATGAACTTCCTAATGTAAAAAATGTTGTTGTTGTAGGTGGAGGCTTACTAGGTTTAGAAGCTGCATGGGAATTACAAAAGAAAAATGTAAAAGTTACGGTTATTGAATTAGCTGATAGACTACTACCTCGTCAATTAGATACAGAAGGTTCAAACTTATTTAAAAATATAATAACTAATACTCCAGTAGAAATTCTTCTAGGAGAAGCTGTAGATTTTATAAATGCAGATAATAATGGGGTTAAGTCTATACAACTAAAGAGCGGTAAATTAATTAAAACTGATATGATTATTTATTCAGTTGGAGTTAGATCAAATATAAATTTAGCTAAATCTACTGGAATTGAATGTAATAGAGGAATTATTGTAGACGAGAACATGAGAACAAATTTACCTGATATATATGCTTGTGGTGATGTTGCCGAACTTAATGGTATATATTATGGAAATTGGCCAGCTGCAATTGAAATGGGTAAAGTTGCTGGAGCAAATGCTGTTGGTGATGACTTAAAATTTGAAAAATTCGTTTCTTCTACTATATTTGCAGCTATGGAAGCCAATATTTTCTCTGCAGGATCAATTAATTTTGATGATGCAGCCTTAGAAAAAATAGGTTCAATTAATCCAGAAGAGAATAAATATATTAAATTATTCTTTAGCAATAATAAACTAGTTGGAGGAATACTAATTGATGATTTATCTTCATCAGTTAAAATAATTGAAGGTATCAAAAATGGAACTGATAAGGCTACTATGTTAGCTCAAAATATATTTTAA